Proteins encoded together in one Streptomyces sp. TLI_171 window:
- a CDS encoding nitrate- and nitrite sensing domain-containing protein, producing MRRKQPVTPQRRSEPRQQDPGSGPNTGQFSAFTATEDRPEPQRPVTAGPAEHAERPTAAQAGPPRSSSRYDFLSPLNWRVPTRLVAILVIPVVIALVFGGLRVNTSLDDYNQADRAVRIANVASAATKLADALEQERDETLVPLLTGQGDQGEVKKLRDKTDQALSAYNSAFAKVKDDATMARRNAQFQGLAIYLPHLRDNAYKPELFATATANAYSLLFAPLLAMDNSVGFGSSNVTAKGRAIYAMSLAKASASTQRALMLNLLVGLGVGGVDGHEGEDLIQALVVAARLESTAIGEFNTASSDAEVRVYSEALVAQATADQRLPLRMPDGHSLPTMQALLAVGMTYAGQLSSATSDRDAATRIINAASAEGLTRPLWDQATKSHMSALRAAETELLDQVVGDAQNIKDRAFTDWVLNSLIVIASLVLAGLLTGYIARSMILGMRTLNSAALDIANHRLPELVDKLSKTDPERVDTSVTQIPLWGRDEIGEVARAFDQVHQQAVSLAAEQALLRGNVNAIFTNLSRRSQGLIQRQLALITDLENNEADPDQLENLFKLDHLATRMRRNGENLLVLAGEEPGRRWNTPVPLVDVLRAAASEVEHYERIELAGIPEADVVGAAVTDLVHLLAELLENATSFSSPQTRVLVNATRLPDGRVLVEIHDKGIGLTAEDFAEINEKLAEPPTVDATISRRMGLFVVGRLSQRHDIRVQLRPSGESAGTTSLVMLPQQLTQLGRMPEPQAEEFTVSRIFAEQEPTAQWAFDGSDRTAAELGFDDHLQARGVAGADGFSPALEAMQRSQRLEERRRAALEIGPGTAAEEPMEAEILESPYGDEGYAEDGYQEQYAPQGAADYRRPETDAYGRPFEPQRPAQDDAWGYRQDDQYAPEGYAPAGQYQDDQYGAGQYAQGGQYQDDQYAGNYQQPYGDGQFEEPYAQAQYADDYAQAQYGYDEPAGHPYPAEELPALPPARPSSDTAGGLPQRRPGQQLAGPGGGSESPNWFTGAKDTSASDVEPRGHDVSALGGYGPTGPTAAPSEWESPNDGDWQRAEKLREPSSSGMTSSGLPRRVPRQNLVPGNAKPTPQEGPAVSRDPNEVRGRLTNLRRGVEQGRQAGGDPGATGSFRIDPDQGAYGDGPHNSSTDLFGGSNQQER from the coding sequence GTGAGGCGTAAGCAGCCAGTCACCCCTCAGCGGCGCTCCGAGCCCCGCCAGCAGGACCCGGGTAGCGGCCCGAACACCGGCCAGTTCTCCGCGTTCACCGCGACCGAGGACCGGCCCGAGCCGCAGCGCCCGGTCACCGCAGGCCCGGCCGAGCACGCCGAGCGGCCCACCGCCGCCCAGGCCGGCCCGCCGAGGAGCAGCAGCCGGTACGACTTCCTGTCGCCGCTGAACTGGCGGGTGCCGACCCGTCTGGTGGCCATCCTGGTCATCCCGGTCGTCATCGCCCTGGTCTTCGGCGGTCTGCGCGTCAACACCTCGCTGGACGACTACAACCAGGCCGACCGCGCGGTGCGCATCGCCAACGTCGCCAGCGCCGCCACCAAGCTCGCCGACGCCCTGGAGCAGGAGCGCGACGAGACCCTGGTGCCGCTGCTCACCGGGCAGGGCGACCAGGGCGAGGTGAAGAAGCTCCGGGACAAGACCGACCAGGCACTGAGCGCCTACAACTCGGCGTTCGCCAAGGTCAAGGACGATGCGACGATGGCCCGCCGCAACGCCCAGTTCCAGGGGCTGGCCATCTACCTGCCGCACCTGCGCGACAACGCCTACAAGCCGGAGCTGTTCGCGACCGCGACCGCGAACGCGTACTCGCTGCTGTTCGCCCCGCTGCTGGCGATGGACAACTCGGTCGGCTTCGGCTCCTCCAACGTCACCGCCAAGGGCCGCGCGATCTACGCGATGTCGCTGGCCAAGGCGTCCGCCTCGACCCAGCGTGCCCTGATGCTGAACCTGCTGGTCGGCCTCGGCGTCGGCGGCGTCGACGGCCACGAGGGCGAGGACCTGATCCAGGCCCTGGTGGTCGCCGCCCGCCTGGAGTCCACCGCGATCGGCGAGTTCAACACCGCCTCCTCGGACGCCGAGGTGCGGGTCTACTCGGAGGCCCTGGTCGCCCAGGCCACCGCCGACCAGCGGCTGCCGCTGCGGATGCCCGACGGCCACAGCCTGCCCACCATGCAGGCGCTGCTGGCGGTCGGCATGACCTACGCCGGCCAGCTGTCGAGCGCCACCTCCGACCGCGACGCCGCCACCAGGATCATCAACGCGGCCAGCGCCGAGGGCCTCACCCGCCCGCTGTGGGACCAGGCCACCAAGAGCCACATGAGCGCCCTGCGCGCGGCCGAGACCGAACTGCTCGACCAGGTCGTCGGCGACGCCCAGAACATCAAGGACCGGGCGTTCACCGACTGGGTGCTCAACTCGCTGATCGTGATCGCCTCGCTGGTGCTGGCCGGTCTGCTCACCGGCTACATCGCCCGCTCGATGATCCTCGGCATGCGGACCCTGAACTCCGCCGCGCTCGACATCGCCAACCACCGCCTGCCCGAGCTGGTCGACAAGCTGTCCAAGACCGACCCGGAGCGGGTGGACACCTCGGTGACGCAGATCCCGCTGTGGGGCAGGGACGAGATCGGCGAGGTCGCCCGCGCCTTCGACCAGGTCCACCAGCAGGCGGTCTCGCTGGCCGCCGAGCAGGCGCTGCTGCGGGGCAACGTCAACGCGATCTTCACCAACCTGTCGCGCCGCAGCCAGGGCCTGATCCAGCGCCAGCTGGCGCTGATCACCGACCTGGAGAACAACGAGGCCGACCCGGACCAGCTGGAGAACCTCTTCAAGCTGGACCACCTCGCGACCCGCATGCGCCGCAACGGCGAGAACCTCCTGGTCCTCGCGGGCGAGGAGCCCGGCCGCCGCTGGAACACCCCGGTCCCGCTGGTCGACGTGCTGCGCGCCGCCGCCTCCGAGGTGGAGCACTACGAGCGCATCGAGCTGGCCGGCATCCCGGAGGCCGACGTGGTCGGCGCCGCCGTGACCGACCTCGTCCACCTGCTCGCCGAGCTGCTGGAGAACGCCACCTCGTTCTCCTCCCCGCAGACCCGGGTGCTGGTCAACGCCACCCGCCTGCCGGACGGCCGGGTGCTGGTGGAGATCCACGACAAGGGCATCGGCCTGACCGCCGAGGACTTCGCCGAGATCAACGAGAAGCTCGCCGAGCCGCCCACCGTCGACGCGACCATCTCCCGCCGCATGGGCCTGTTCGTGGTCGGCCGGCTGTCCCAGCGGCACGACATCCGCGTGCAGCTGCGCCCGTCCGGCGAGTCGGCCGGCACCACCTCGCTGGTCATGCTGCCGCAGCAGCTCACCCAGCTGGGCCGGATGCCGGAGCCGCAGGCCGAGGAGTTCACGGTCTCCCGGATCTTCGCCGAGCAGGAGCCGACCGCCCAGTGGGCGTTCGACGGCTCGGACCGCACCGCCGCCGAACTCGGCTTCGACGACCACCTGCAGGCCCGCGGCGTGGCCGGCGCGGACGGCTTCTCCCCCGCGCTGGAGGCCATGCAGCGCTCCCAGCGCCTGGAGGAGCGCCGCCGGGCCGCCCTGGAGATCGGCCCCGGCACGGCCGCCGAGGAGCCGATGGAGGCGGAGATCCTGGAGTCGCCCTACGGCGACGAGGGCTACGCCGAGGACGGCTACCAGGAGCAGTACGCGCCCCAGGGAGCGGCCGACTACCGCCGCCCGGAGACGGACGCCTACGGGCGCCCCTTCGAGCCGCAGCGGCCCGCCCAGGACGACGCCTGGGGCTACCGCCAGGACGACCAGTACGCCCCCGAGGGCTACGCCCCCGCCGGGCAGTACCAGGACGACCAGTACGGCGCCGGGCAGTACGCCCAGGGCGGCCAGTACCAGGACGACCAGTACGCCGGGAACTACCAGCAGCCCTACGGCGACGGGCAGTTCGAGGAGCCGTACGCGCAGGCGCAGTACGCCGACGACTACGCGCAGGCGCAGTACGGCTACGACGAGCCCGCCGGGCACCCGTACCCGGCGGAGGAGCTGCCGGCGCTGCCGCCGGCCCGTCCCTCCTCGGACACCGCGGGCGGCCTGCCGCAGCGGCGCCCCGGCCAGCAGCTGGCCGGCCCCGGCGGCGGCTCGGAGAGCCCGAACTGGTTCACCGGCGCGAAGGACACCTCCGCGAGCGACGTCGAACCGCGCGGCCACGACGTGTCGGCGCTCGGCGGCTACGGCCCGACCGGCCCGACCGCCGCGCCCAGCGAGTGGGAGTCGCCCAACGACGGTGACTGGCAGCGCGCGGAGAAGCTGCGCGAGCCGTCCAGTTCGGGCATGACCTCCTCGGGCCTGCCGCGCCGGGTGCCGCGCCAGAACCTGGTGCCGGGCAACGCCAAGCCCACCCCGCAGGAAGGCCCCGCGGTCTCCCGCGACCCGAACGAGGTCCGCGGCCGCCTGACCAACCTGCGCCGCGGCGTCGAGCAGGGCCGCCAGGCCGGCGGCGACCCCGGTGCCACCGGCAGCTTCCGGATCGACCCCGACCAGGGGGCGTACGGTGATGGACCGCACAACAGCAGCACCGATCTCTTCGGCGGCTCGAACCAGCAGGAGCGTTGA
- a CDS encoding DUF742 domain-containing protein, which yields MTPPPTPAGSYGNGYGNGYGSQQAGGYGDQQSDGYEQQPLVRPYAMTGGRTRPRYQLAIEALISTTSTAAPGGLLPEHARIVSLCREVKSVAEISALAGVPLGVARILVADLAEAGLVAIHQPAAAGESGGTPDVTLLERVLSGLRKL from the coding sequence ATGACCCCGCCCCCGACACCCGCCGGCTCGTACGGCAACGGGTACGGAAACGGCTACGGCAGCCAGCAGGCCGGTGGGTACGGCGACCAGCAGTCGGACGGCTACGAGCAGCAGCCGCTGGTCCGCCCGTACGCGATGACCGGCGGACGCACCCGGCCGCGCTACCAGCTGGCCATCGAGGCGCTGATCTCGACCACCAGCACCGCCGCCCCGGGCGGGCTGCTCCCCGAGCACGCCCGGATCGTCTCGCTGTGCCGCGAGGTCAAGTCCGTCGCCGAGATCTCCGCGCTGGCAGGTGTCCCGCTCGGGGTCGCCCGCATCCTCGTCGCAGACCTGGCGGAAGCCGGTCTGGTCGCCATCCACCAGCCCGCCGCCGCGGGCGAGTCGGGCGGTACGCCTGACGTCACGCTGCTCGAAAGGGTCCTCAGTGGACTTCGCAAGCTCTAA
- a CDS encoding DUF742 domain-containing protein, protein MTPPDHSGQFGVPYAGSGHDAFGAPGVGHGQQQQYAPQFNGGQSYLPPQSDPRWFQQQGGYGQAYPESYPDPADLPHRHEEQQPGYVEEYDDEEDAEPLIRPFAMTGGRTRPRYELALEALVSAAVEPARLATLLPEHQRICSLCASDVKSVAEISALLGLPLGVARILVADLAEAGLVAIHQPAAGGESGNQPDVTLLERVLSGLRKL, encoded by the coding sequence GTGACACCGCCCGACCACAGTGGCCAGTTCGGCGTCCCGTACGCGGGCTCCGGCCACGACGCTTTCGGGGCTCCCGGCGTCGGCCACGGTCAGCAGCAGCAGTACGCGCCGCAGTTCAACGGTGGCCAGTCGTACCTGCCCCCGCAGTCCGACCCGCGCTGGTTCCAGCAGCAGGGCGGATACGGCCAGGCCTACCCCGAGTCGTACCCCGATCCCGCCGACCTGCCGCACCGCCACGAGGAGCAGCAGCCCGGGTACGTCGAGGAGTACGACGACGAGGAGGACGCCGAGCCGCTGATCCGCCCGTTCGCGATGACCGGCGGACGCACCCGGCCGCGCTACGAACTCGCCCTGGAGGCCCTGGTCTCCGCCGCGGTCGAGCCGGCCCGGCTGGCCACCCTGCTGCCCGAGCACCAGCGGATCTGCTCGCTCTGCGCGAGCGACGTGAAGTCGGTGGCCGAGATCTCGGCGCTGCTCGGCCTCCCGCTGGGAGTGGCCCGGATCCTCGTGGCGGACCTGGCCGAGGCCGGCCTGGTCGCCATCCACCAGCCCGCAGCCGGCGGCGAATCCGGCAACCAGCCCGACGTCACGCTGCTCGAAAGGGTCCTCAGTGGACTTCGCAAGCTCTAA
- the cimA gene encoding citramalate synthase codes for MTEANSRPNDGFHVFDTTLRDGAQREGINLTVADKLAIARHLDEFGVGFIEGGWPGANPRDTEFFARAQAELELKHAQLVAFGATRRAGGKAAEDPQLAALVASGAPVVTLVAKSHDRHVELALRTTLEENLEMVRDSVGFLRSQDRRVFIDCEHFFDGYRANPEYALAVVRTAHRAGADVVVLCDTNGGMLPSGVREIVATVLAQTGARLGIHAQDDTGCAVANTLAAVDAGATHVQCTANGYGERVGNANLFPVSAALELKYDRRVLPAGALAEMTRISHAIAEVVNLTPSTHQPYVGFSAFAHKAGLHASAIKVDPDLYQHIDPELVGNTMRMLVSDMAGRASIELKGKELGYDLSTDRDLAGRVVARVKAQENLGYTYEAADASFELLLRDEVNGGEKLRFFELESWRTISEQGPNGFAGNEATVKLWAKGERKVATGEGNGPVDALDKALRAALEPIYPPLAKLELVDYKVRILEGQHGTGSKTRVLIESTDGTATWSTVGVADNVIAASWVALEDAYTYVLLRADQQP; via the coding sequence ATGACCGAGGCCAACAGCCGCCCGAACGACGGCTTCCACGTCTTCGACACCACGCTCCGCGACGGCGCCCAGCGTGAGGGGATCAACCTCACGGTGGCGGACAAGCTGGCCATCGCGCGCCACCTGGACGAGTTCGGTGTCGGCTTCATCGAGGGCGGCTGGCCGGGCGCCAACCCCCGGGACACCGAGTTCTTCGCCCGCGCGCAGGCCGAGCTGGAGCTGAAGCACGCGCAGCTGGTGGCGTTCGGCGCGACCCGCCGGGCCGGCGGGAAGGCGGCGGAGGACCCGCAGCTGGCCGCGCTGGTGGCGTCCGGCGCGCCGGTGGTGACGCTGGTGGCGAAGTCGCACGACCGGCACGTGGAGCTGGCGCTGCGCACCACGCTGGAGGAGAACCTGGAGATGGTCCGGGACAGCGTGGGGTTCCTGCGCTCCCAGGACCGCCGGGTGTTCATCGACTGCGAGCACTTCTTCGACGGCTACCGGGCCAACCCGGAGTACGCCCTCGCGGTGGTGCGCACCGCGCACCGGGCCGGCGCGGACGTCGTGGTGCTGTGCGACACCAACGGCGGCATGCTGCCGTCGGGGGTCCGGGAGATCGTGGCGACCGTGCTGGCGCAGACCGGCGCCCGGCTGGGCATCCACGCCCAGGACGACACGGGCTGCGCGGTGGCGAACACGCTGGCCGCGGTGGACGCCGGGGCGACGCACGTGCAGTGCACGGCGAACGGCTACGGCGAGCGGGTCGGCAACGCCAACCTGTTCCCGGTCTCGGCGGCGCTGGAGCTGAAGTACGACCGCCGGGTGCTGCCGGCGGGCGCGCTCGCCGAGATGACCCGGATCTCGCACGCGATCGCCGAGGTGGTGAACCTGACCCCGTCCACCCACCAGCCGTACGTGGGCTTCTCGGCGTTCGCGCACAAGGCGGGCCTGCACGCCTCGGCGATCAAGGTCGACCCGGACCTGTACCAGCACATCGACCCGGAGCTGGTCGGCAACACCATGCGGATGCTGGTCTCGGACATGGCCGGCCGGGCGTCGATCGAGCTGAAGGGCAAGGAGCTCGGCTACGACCTGTCCACCGACCGCGACCTGGCGGGCCGGGTGGTGGCGCGGGTGAAGGCGCAGGAGAACCTCGGCTACACCTACGAGGCGGCGGACGCGTCCTTCGAGCTGCTGCTGCGCGACGAGGTGAACGGCGGCGAGAAGCTGCGGTTCTTCGAGCTGGAGTCCTGGCGGACCATCAGCGAGCAGGGCCCGAACGGCTTCGCCGGCAACGAGGCCACCGTGAAGCTGTGGGCGAAGGGCGAGCGGAAGGTCGCCACGGGGGAGGGCAACGGCCCGGTGGACGCGCTGGACAAGGCGCTGCGGGCGGCGCTGGAGCCGATCTACCCGCCGCTGGCGAAGCTGGAGCTGGTGGACTACAAGGTCCGGATCCTGGAGGGCCAGCACGGCACGGGGTCGAAGACCCGGGTGCTGATCGAGTCCACCGACGGCACCGCCACCTGGTCGACGGTGGGTGTCGCGGACAACGTGATCGCGGCGTCCTGGGTGGCGCTGGAGGACGCGTACACCTACGTGCTCCTGAGGGCCGATCAGCAGCCGTAA
- a CDS encoding ATP/GTP-binding protein — translation MDFASSNAAAPSRATTSAKIVVAGGFGVGKTTLVGAVSEINPLRTEAVMTSASAGIDDLSHVSGKTTTTVAMDFGRITLDEDLILYLFGTPGQDRFWFMWDDLVRGAIGAVVLVDTRRLADCFPALDYFENSGLPFVVALNGFDGHQAHTPEEVREALQLNPDIPIITLDARRRDSAKSALITLVEHALLARLR, via the coding sequence GTGGACTTCGCAAGCTCTAACGCGGCCGCCCCCAGCCGCGCCACCACCTCCGCCAAGATCGTCGTCGCCGGCGGATTCGGCGTGGGCAAGACGACGCTCGTCGGCGCGGTCTCCGAAATCAACCCCCTGCGCACCGAAGCCGTCATGACCTCGGCCTCCGCCGGCATCGACGACCTCAGCCACGTCTCCGGCAAGACGACCACCACCGTCGCCATGGACTTCGGCCGCATCACCCTCGACGAAGACCTGATCCTCTACCTGTTCGGCACCCCCGGCCAGGACCGCTTCTGGTTCATGTGGGACGACCTCGTCCGCGGCGCCATCGGCGCCGTCGTCCTCGTCGACACCCGCCGCCTCGCCGACTGCTTCCCCGCCCTCGACTACTTCGAGAACAGCGGCCTCCCCTTCGTCGTCGCCCTCAACGGCTTCGACGGCCACCAGGCCCACACCCCCGAAGAAGTCCGCGAAGCACTCCAACTCAACCCCGACATCCCGATCATCACGCTCGACGCCCGCCGCCGCGACAGCGCCAAGAGCGCCCTCATCACCCTGGTCGAACACGCCCTGCTCGCCCGACTGCGGTGA
- a CDS encoding branched-chain amino acid aminotransferase: MSTPTQAPITFDLKPSAHPLSDEEREARLANPGFGRVFTDHMVTIRWTEGLGWHDAQLTPYAPLEIDPANMTLHYGQSIFEGLKAYRQADGSIATFRPEANAARFQSSARRLAMPELPIETFVEAVELLVQQDRAWVPDQAEQSLYLRPFMFATEVGLGVRPANSYVFMIIASPAGAYFSGGVKPVSVWLSEDYVRAAPGGTGAAKCAGNYAASLVAQAEAAAKGCDQVVWLDAAEHKWVEEMGGMNLYFVLGSGADATVVTPELSGALLPGITRDSLLTLAADLGHKTEERRISTEEWKQGNADGTITEVFACGTAAVITPVGHVKSASADWTVATGEPGPVTMKLRQSLLAIQGGQAPDTHGWLHKIV, translated from the coding sequence ATGAGCACGCCCACCCAGGCGCCCATCACGTTCGACCTCAAGCCCTCCGCGCACCCGCTGTCCGACGAGGAGCGCGAGGCCCGACTGGCCAACCCCGGCTTCGGCCGCGTCTTCACCGACCACATGGTGACCATCCGCTGGACCGAGGGCCTGGGCTGGCACGACGCCCAGCTGACGCCCTACGCGCCGCTGGAGATCGACCCGGCCAACATGACCCTGCACTACGGCCAGTCGATCTTCGAGGGCCTGAAGGCCTACCGGCAGGCCGACGGCTCCATCGCGACCTTCCGCCCGGAGGCCAACGCGGCCCGCTTCCAGTCCTCCGCGCGCCGGCTGGCGATGCCCGAGCTGCCGATCGAGACCTTCGTCGAGGCCGTCGAGCTGCTGGTCCAGCAGGACCGCGCGTGGGTGCCGGACCAGGCCGAGCAGAGCCTCTACCTGCGGCCGTTCATGTTCGCCACCGAGGTCGGCCTGGGCGTGCGCCCCGCCAACTCCTACGTCTTCATGATCATCGCCTCGCCGGCCGGCGCGTACTTCTCCGGCGGCGTCAAGCCGGTCTCGGTCTGGCTCTCCGAGGACTACGTCCGGGCCGCGCCGGGCGGCACCGGCGCCGCGAAGTGCGCCGGCAACTACGCCGCCTCGCTGGTCGCCCAGGCCGAGGCCGCCGCCAAGGGCTGCGACCAGGTGGTCTGGCTGGACGCCGCCGAGCACAAGTGGGTGGAGGAGATGGGCGGCATGAACCTCTACTTCGTCCTCGGCTCCGGCGCTGACGCGACCGTCGTCACCCCCGAGCTCTCCGGCGCCCTGCTCCCCGGCATCACCCGCGACTCCCTGCTCACCCTCGCCGCCGACCTCGGCCACAAGACCGAGGAGCGCCGCATCTCCACCGAGGAGTGGAAGCAGGGCAACGCCGACGGCACCATCACCGAGGTCTTCGCCTGCGGCACCGCCGCCGTCATCACCCCCGTCGGCCACGTCAAGTCCGCCTCCGCCGACTGGACCGTCGCCACCGGCGAGCCCGGCCCCGTCACCATGAAGCTCCGCCAGTCCCTCCTCGCCATCCAGGGCGGCCAGGCCCCGGACACCCACGGCTGGCTCCACAAGATCGTCTGA
- a CDS encoding 3-isopropylmalate dehydrogenase has translation MSRTIRLAVIPGDGIGQEVVAEGLKVLRAALPSDVKLETTEYDLGARLYHRTGETLPDAVLEELKGQDAILLGAIGDPSVPSGVLERGLLLKLRFAFDHHINLRPGKLFPNVKSPLAGDPSIDFVVVREGTEGPYVGNGGTLRTGTPQEVATEVSLNTAFGIERVVRDAYRRAQARPRKKLTLVHKNNVLVHAGHLWTRIFEQVGREFPEVTTDYLHVDAATIFFVTQPERFDVIVTDNLFGDILTDLAAAVTGGIGLAASGNINPSGEFPSMFEPVHGSAPDIAGQGKADPTATVLSVAMLLEHLGFAAEAAQVEAAVAADLTERAGARSTSEVGDALAARVSG, from the coding sequence ATGTCTCGCACCATTCGTCTCGCAGTGATCCCGGGTGACGGCATCGGCCAGGAGGTCGTGGCCGAGGGCCTCAAGGTGCTCCGCGCCGCCCTGCCCTCCGACGTCAAGCTGGAGACCACCGAGTACGACCTCGGCGCACGGCTCTACCACCGCACGGGGGAGACCCTGCCGGACGCGGTGCTGGAGGAGTTGAAGGGCCAGGACGCGATCCTGCTCGGCGCCATCGGCGACCCGAGCGTGCCGTCCGGCGTGCTGGAGCGCGGGCTGCTGCTGAAGCTGCGGTTCGCCTTCGACCACCACATCAACCTCCGTCCGGGCAAGCTGTTCCCGAACGTGAAGTCGCCGCTGGCCGGCGACCCGAGCATCGACTTCGTGGTGGTCCGCGAGGGCACCGAGGGCCCGTACGTCGGCAACGGCGGCACGCTGCGCACCGGCACCCCGCAGGAGGTCGCCACCGAGGTCAGCCTGAACACCGCGTTCGGCATCGAGCGCGTGGTCCGCGACGCGTACCGCCGCGCCCAGGCCCGCCCGCGCAAGAAGCTGACCCTGGTCCACAAGAACAACGTGCTGGTGCACGCCGGCCACCTGTGGACCCGGATCTTCGAGCAGGTCGGCCGGGAGTTCCCCGAGGTCACCACCGACTACCTGCACGTGGACGCGGCGACGATCTTCTTCGTCACCCAGCCCGAGCGGTTCGACGTGATCGTCACCGACAACCTGTTCGGCGACATCCTGACCGACCTCGCCGCGGCCGTCACCGGCGGCATCGGCCTGGCCGCCTCCGGCAACATCAACCCGAGCGGCGAGTTCCCGTCGATGTTCGAGCCGGTGCACGGCTCCGCCCCGGACATCGCCGGCCAGGGCAAGGCCGACCCGACCGCCACCGTGCTGTCCGTCGCCATGCTGCTGGAGCACCTGGGCTTCGCCGCCGAGGCCGCGCAGGTCGAGGCCGCGGTCGCCGCGGACCTCACCGAGCGCGCGGGTGCCCGCTCCACCTCCGAGGTCGGCGACGCGCTGGCCGCCCGAGTATCCGGCTGA
- a CDS encoding roadblock/LC7 domain-containing protein translates to MSQAAQNLNWLITNFVDNTPGVSHTVVVSADGLLLCMSEGFPRDRADQLAAVASGLTSLTSGASRIFEGGDVTQTVVEMERGFLFLMAISDGSALAVLASPDSDIGLVGYEMALLVDRAGAVLTPALRAELQGSLLH, encoded by the coding sequence ATGAGCCAGGCCGCACAGAACCTGAACTGGCTGATCACCAATTTCGTGGACAACACCCCTGGGGTGTCCCACACCGTGGTGGTCTCCGCCGACGGTCTGCTGCTGTGCATGTCCGAGGGGTTCCCCCGGGACCGCGCGGACCAGCTGGCCGCCGTCGCCTCCGGCCTCACCTCGCTGACCTCCGGCGCGAGCCGGATCTTCGAGGGCGGCGACGTGACCCAGACCGTGGTCGAGATGGAGCGCGGCTTCCTGTTCCTGATGGCGATCAGCGACGGCTCCGCACTCGCGGTCCTCGCCTCGCCGGACTCCGACATCGGTCTCGTCGGCTACGAAATGGCCCTCCTCGTGGACCGCGCCGGCGCGGTCCTGACGCCCGCTCTGCGGGCCGAACTCCAGGGCAGTCTCCTGCACTGA
- a CDS encoding roadblock/LC7 domain-containing protein: MSQAAQNLNWLITNFVDNTPGVSHTVVVSADGLLLCMSEGFPRDRADQLAAVASGLTSLTSGASRIFEGGEVNQTVVEMERGFLFLMAISDGSALAVLASPDSDIGLVGYEMALLVDRAGAVLTPALRAELQGSLLH; the protein is encoded by the coding sequence ATGAGCCAGGCGGCCCAGAACCTGAACTGGCTGATCACCAATTTCGTGGACAACACCCCTGGGGTGTCCCACACCGTGGTGGTCTCCGCCGACGGTCTGCTGCTGTGCATGTCCGAGGGGTTCCCCCGGGACCGCGCGGACCAGCTGGCCGCCGTCGCCTCCGGCCTCACCTCGCTGACCTCCGGCGCCAGCCGCATCTTCGAGGGCGGCGAGGTCAACCAGACCGTGGTCGAGATGGAGCGCGGCTTCCTGTTCCTGATGGCGATCAGCGACGGCTCCGCGCTCGCGGTCCTCGCCTCGCCGGACTCCGACATCGGTCTCGTCGGCTACGAGATGGCGCTGCTGGTCGACCGGGCAGGTGCGGTGCTGACCCCGGCCCTGCGCGCCGAGCTCCAGGGCAGCCTGCTGCACTGA